One part of the Raphanus sativus cultivar WK10039 chromosome 7, ASM80110v3, whole genome shotgun sequence genome encodes these proteins:
- the LOC108814790 gene encoding uncharacterized protein LOC108814790 isoform X2: MSDGYYSSKKTDDICDEVCGEDGSTSRAGKAFSRVRCILRGLDIKTYIFFFIIVPVFIYSVYMHVHKLTCLLRPLWQSPPKPFRTLPHYYHENASMETLCALHGWKHRESPRRVFDAVLFSIEVDMLTIRWKELDPYVTQFVILESNSTFTGLPKPLVFAANRERFGFVEPRLTYGNIGGRFRRGENPFVEEAYQRIALDQLIRLSGIEEDDLLIMSDVDEVPSAHTIDLLRWCDGYPPVLHLQLKDYLYSYEYFVDHKSWRTSVHLYKPGKTRYAHFRQGDTRLADAGWHCSFCFRRISEFIFKMKAYSHTDRVRFPHYLNPGRIQDVICKGTDLYDMFPEEYTFREIIAKLGPIPRSYSAVHLPGHLIKKAESYKYLLPGNCLRESG, from the exons ATGTCCGATGGATACTATAGTTCTAAGAAGACGGACGATATCTGCGATGAAGTTTGCGGAGAG GATGGTTCTACTTCTAGAGCAGGCAAGGCCTTTTCAAGGGTTAGATGTATACTACGAGGACTCGATATCAAGACatacatcttcttcttcatcatcgtccCCGTCTTCATCTACTCTGTCTATATGCACGTCCACAAGCTCACTTGCTTATTGAGACCGCTCTGGCAATCACCGCCTAAGCCGTTTCGAACGCTTCCTCATTACTACCACGAGAACGCCTCCATGGAAACGCTCTGCGCTCTCCACGGATGGAAGCACCGCGAGTCTCCGAGGAGAGTCTTCGACGCCGTCTTGTTCAGCATCGAAGTCGACATGCTCACCATCCGCTGGAAAGAGCTCGACCCTTACGTCACCCAGTTCGTGATCCTCGAGTCTAACTCCACCTTCACCGGTTTGCCTAAACCTCTGGTATTCGCGGCGAACCGGGAGAGGTTCGGGTTCGTGGAGCCGAGGCTGACGTACGGTAACATTGGTGGTAGGTTCAGGAGAGGCGAGAACCCTTTCGTGGAAGAGGCTTACCAGAGGATCGCTTTGGATCAGCTCATCAGGCTCTCGGGGATCGAAGAAGACGATCTTTTGATCATGTCTGACGTCGATGAGGTCCCCAGCGCTCACACCATCGACCTGCTTAGGTGGTGCGATGGATACCCGCCGGTTCTTCATCTTCAGCTGAAAGACTACTTGTACTCGTATGAGTATTTCGTCGACCACAAAAGCTGGAGAACTTCGGTTCATCTGTACAAGCCGGGGAAGACGAGATACGCTCATTTCCGTCAGGGCGACACTCGTTTGGCGGACGCTGGTTGGCACTGCAGTTTCTGTTTCAGGCGCATCAGCGAGTTTATATTCAAGATGAAAGCGTATAGTCACACCGACCGTGTCAGGTTCCCTCATTATCTGAACCCGGGAAGAATCCAGGATGTGATATGTAAAGGAACTGATCTGTACGACATGTTTCCTGAAGAGTATACATTCAGGGAGATCATCGCTAAGCTTGGTCCAATACCTAGGTCTTATTCAGCTGTTCATCTCCCAGGTCATCTGATTAAAAAAGCTGAGAGTTACAAGTACTTGTTACCTGGGAACTGCTTAAGGGAAAGTGGCTGA
- the LOC108814790 gene encoding uncharacterized protein LOC108814790 isoform X1: MSDGYYSSKKTDDICDEVCGEQDGSTSRAGKAFSRVRCILRGLDIKTYIFFFIIVPVFIYSVYMHVHKLTCLLRPLWQSPPKPFRTLPHYYHENASMETLCALHGWKHRESPRRVFDAVLFSIEVDMLTIRWKELDPYVTQFVILESNSTFTGLPKPLVFAANRERFGFVEPRLTYGNIGGRFRRGENPFVEEAYQRIALDQLIRLSGIEEDDLLIMSDVDEVPSAHTIDLLRWCDGYPPVLHLQLKDYLYSYEYFVDHKSWRTSVHLYKPGKTRYAHFRQGDTRLADAGWHCSFCFRRISEFIFKMKAYSHTDRVRFPHYLNPGRIQDVICKGTDLYDMFPEEYTFREIIAKLGPIPRSYSAVHLPGHLIKKAESYKYLLPGNCLRESG; this comes from the exons ATGTCCGATGGATACTATAGTTCTAAGAAGACGGACGATATCTGCGATGAAGTTTGCGGAGAG CAGGATGGTTCTACTTCTAGAGCAGGCAAGGCCTTTTCAAGGGTTAGATGTATACTACGAGGACTCGATATCAAGACatacatcttcttcttcatcatcgtccCCGTCTTCATCTACTCTGTCTATATGCACGTCCACAAGCTCACTTGCTTATTGAGACCGCTCTGGCAATCACCGCCTAAGCCGTTTCGAACGCTTCCTCATTACTACCACGAGAACGCCTCCATGGAAACGCTCTGCGCTCTCCACGGATGGAAGCACCGCGAGTCTCCGAGGAGAGTCTTCGACGCCGTCTTGTTCAGCATCGAAGTCGACATGCTCACCATCCGCTGGAAAGAGCTCGACCCTTACGTCACCCAGTTCGTGATCCTCGAGTCTAACTCCACCTTCACCGGTTTGCCTAAACCTCTGGTATTCGCGGCGAACCGGGAGAGGTTCGGGTTCGTGGAGCCGAGGCTGACGTACGGTAACATTGGTGGTAGGTTCAGGAGAGGCGAGAACCCTTTCGTGGAAGAGGCTTACCAGAGGATCGCTTTGGATCAGCTCATCAGGCTCTCGGGGATCGAAGAAGACGATCTTTTGATCATGTCTGACGTCGATGAGGTCCCCAGCGCTCACACCATCGACCTGCTTAGGTGGTGCGATGGATACCCGCCGGTTCTTCATCTTCAGCTGAAAGACTACTTGTACTCGTATGAGTATTTCGTCGACCACAAAAGCTGGAGAACTTCGGTTCATCTGTACAAGCCGGGGAAGACGAGATACGCTCATTTCCGTCAGGGCGACACTCGTTTGGCGGACGCTGGTTGGCACTGCAGTTTCTGTTTCAGGCGCATCAGCGAGTTTATATTCAAGATGAAAGCGTATAGTCACACCGACCGTGTCAGGTTCCCTCATTATCTGAACCCGGGAAGAATCCAGGATGTGATATGTAAAGGAACTGATCTGTACGACATGTTTCCTGAAGAGTATACATTCAGGGAGATCATCGCTAAGCTTGGTCCAATACCTAGGTCTTATTCAGCTGTTCATCTCCCAGGTCATCTGATTAAAAAAGCTGAGAGTTACAAGTACTTGTTACCTGGGAACTGCTTAAGGGAAAGTGGCTGA